In a genomic window of Virgibacillus sp. SK37:
- the guaD gene encoding guanine deaminase: MYNYSLIFQGTAFTSKSAKEINIVKDHLFCVDNNGMIADVLSPEDSLYHSIIQEYEGKSNFYRLEEGQYLLPGFIDLHIHAPQWAQAGTALDLPLNDWLQTYTFPLEAKFEDTTFAKKVYEDLVHTLLKNGTTTGLFFATVHREASYLLAEICAEKGQRGLVGKVVADDPEQNPDYYRDQDAATALTETEQFIIDVKELAKTSKQGVYPVVTPRFIPSCTDEALKGLGELAAKYDTHIQSHCSESDWEHGFVKDRFHKTDTTALNDFGLLQDKSVMAHSVFLEDNDVKLFAETGTAIGHCPLSNAYFANAVMPLRHFHSRGVDIGLGTDISAGATPSLYDNAKQAVVSSRMLEDGVDTSLSPEARGVDDSRITIKEAFYFATAGGGKSLSLPIGRLEKGYAWDVQIINTKASGNTLPIFDEKEDLDDVFQKIMYLVKPENIKEVWVQGEKVVGD; this comes from the coding sequence ATGTATAATTATTCGTTAATTTTTCAAGGAACTGCATTTACAAGCAAATCTGCTAAGGAAATAAATATAGTAAAAGACCATCTCTTTTGTGTTGACAATAACGGAATGATTGCAGATGTCCTATCCCCTGAAGATTCACTTTACCACTCCATCATCCAGGAGTACGAAGGCAAAAGTAACTTTTACCGTCTAGAGGAAGGTCAATATCTTTTACCAGGGTTTATCGATCTACACATTCATGCACCACAATGGGCACAGGCTGGAACAGCTTTGGACCTTCCTTTGAATGATTGGTTGCAGACATACACCTTTCCACTGGAAGCTAAATTTGAGGATACGACCTTTGCCAAAAAAGTGTATGAAGATCTTGTTCATACATTATTAAAAAATGGGACGACCACCGGATTATTTTTTGCTACCGTACACAGAGAAGCAAGCTATCTATTAGCTGAAATATGTGCAGAAAAAGGGCAACGGGGATTAGTTGGTAAAGTAGTCGCAGATGATCCAGAGCAAAATCCGGATTATTACAGGGACCAGGATGCTGCCACCGCATTAACGGAAACAGAACAATTTATTATCGATGTAAAGGAATTAGCAAAAACATCCAAACAAGGTGTTTATCCAGTTGTAACCCCAAGATTCATTCCGAGCTGCACCGATGAAGCGCTAAAAGGGTTGGGTGAACTTGCTGCCAAATATGACACACATATCCAGTCCCATTGTAGTGAAAGCGACTGGGAACATGGCTTTGTTAAAGATCGATTCCATAAAACCGATACAACTGCATTAAACGACTTTGGTTTATTACAGGATAAATCAGTGATGGCGCATTCGGTATTTTTGGAAGACAACGATGTGAAATTATTTGCTGAAACAGGCACAGCTATTGGACATTGTCCCTTATCTAATGCTTATTTCGCGAACGCTGTGATGCCCCTTCGCCACTTCCATTCCCGTGGTGTGGACATCGGCTTAGGAACAGACATTTCAGCTGGAGCAACCCCTAGTCTATATGATAATGCAAAGCAAGCAGTCGTATCGTCACGCATGCTGGAGGATGGGGTAGACACCTCCCTCTCTCCCGAAGCGCGAGGTGTAGACGATTCACGCATCACAATTAAGGAAGCATTTTATTTTGCAACAGCTGGTGGTGGTAAAAGCCTGAGTCTGCCGATCGGTCGTTTGGAGAAAGGCTATGCATGGGATGTGCAAATTATTAATACAAAAGCAAGTGGAAATACCCTTCCAATTTTTGATGAAAAGGAAGACTTGGATGATGTGTTTCAAAAGATCATGTATCTCGTTAAACCCGAAAATATTAAAGAGGTATGGGTGCAAGGGGAAAAAGTAGTAGGTGATTGA
- a CDS encoding PTS sugar transporter subunit IIB, translated as MKKGLIVCGTGVATSTVVLGKVKEYLSKENLISQVELHQANISDAHSRSDDYAFIVSTTIVPDDWKENVIDGVPLLTGIGTDEVYLKIKDKLM; from the coding sequence ATGAAAAAGGGACTAATTGTATGTGGAACTGGAGTTGCTACTTCAACTGTTGTTTTAGGGAAAGTGAAGGAATACTTGTCCAAGGAAAATTTAATTTCACAGGTAGAGCTCCATCAAGCGAACATCAGTGATGCACATAGCAGAAGTGATGACTATGCATTTATCGTGTCAACAACCATTGTCCCTGATGATTGGAAGGAAAATGTGATTGACGGGGTTCCATTGCTTACAGGGATTGGAACAGATGAAGTGTATTTAAAGATCAAAGATAAGTTGATGTGA
- a CDS encoding PTS galactitol transporter subunit IIC, translated as MEGLQWFVDLGASVMLPVIIFIFALILGTKLKKAIQAGLTVGIGFVGLNLVLELLTSSLGPAAKSMVDYLGFDLHTIDVGWPAAAAISYGTTLGSLAIPIGIGINVLLLLSGLTKTLNVDIWNYWHFAFTGSLVYAVTNSFSLGLLTIAVHVIVIFLLGDLLASDVQSYYGFKQITFPHAASAPSYFLAKPLNYVFDRIPWFNKLEASHETIQKRFGLLGDSMILGVLLGIVIGVLAGYNLQETLQLAIQTGAVLVLMPKMVALLMEGLTPVSEAAGEMMKKRFPNRDLFIGMDSAISVGHPAVLSASLLMVPITLFLAVILPGNTVLPFGDLATIPFLICLMVPVFKGNIIRTVIAATIYISAGLYIATWVSPLFTEMANNAGFDAGNNHSISALVDGALWTTGLFVGVGKMASWYGVAAVGIVAFAGLLYVNKIRKKGDQL; from the coding sequence ATGGAAGGCTTACAATGGTTTGTTGATCTGGGAGCTTCCGTTATGCTCCCTGTCATCATTTTTATTTTTGCACTTATACTTGGAACGAAATTGAAAAAAGCGATTCAAGCAGGGCTTACTGTAGGAATTGGTTTTGTCGGATTGAATTTGGTTCTTGAATTGTTAACGAGCAGCTTAGGACCTGCAGCAAAGTCGATGGTTGATTATCTTGGTTTCGATCTACATACGATTGATGTTGGCTGGCCAGCCGCAGCGGCTATCTCCTATGGAACAACACTAGGCAGTCTAGCCATTCCCATAGGCATAGGAATAAATGTTTTGTTGTTGCTTTCCGGACTAACCAAGACGTTAAATGTGGATATATGGAATTATTGGCATTTCGCATTTACAGGCTCCCTTGTTTATGCGGTCACAAATAGCTTTTCATTGGGATTACTTACCATCGCTGTACATGTCATTGTGATTTTTCTCTTGGGTGATCTGCTTGCCTCAGATGTTCAATCCTACTATGGGTTCAAGCAAATTACCTTCCCACATGCAGCTTCTGCACCGTCCTATTTTTTAGCAAAACCGCTAAATTATGTTTTTGACCGCATCCCTTGGTTTAATAAATTGGAGGCTAGTCATGAGACCATCCAGAAACGGTTTGGGTTACTTGGAGATTCTATGATTCTCGGTGTCTTATTAGGTATTGTTATTGGTGTACTGGCAGGTTATAACCTTCAGGAAACACTCCAATTGGCCATACAGACAGGTGCTGTACTTGTTTTGATGCCGAAAATGGTTGCATTACTGATGGAGGGGCTAACGCCCGTTTCGGAAGCGGCTGGGGAAATGATGAAAAAAAGATTTCCGAATAGAGATTTATTCATTGGGATGGACAGTGCCATATCAGTTGGTCATCCTGCAGTCCTGTCCGCCTCCTTATTAATGGTGCCGATTACTCTTTTTTTGGCAGTTATCTTACCAGGAAATACGGTATTGCCATTTGGCGATTTGGCTACCATCCCATTTCTAATCTGCTTAATGGTCCCTGTATTTAAGGGGAATATAATTCGAACAGTTATTGCTGCAACCATTTACATAAGTGCAGGTCTGTATATTGCTACATGGGTTTCTCCGTTATTTACAGAAATGGCAAACAATGCCGGATTCGATGCTGGAAACAATCACAGTATTTCAGCATTAGTAGACGGAGCGCTTTGGACAACCGGTTTATTTGTTGGCGTTGGAAAAATGGCGAGCTGGTACGGGGTTGCAGCTGTTGGAATCGTTGCATTTGCCGGGCTACTATATGTCAATAAAATCAGGAAGAAAGGGGACCAGTTATGA
- a CDS encoding PTS sugar transporter subunit IIA, producing MNDILMMDLTVDTKEQALSAMSSMLINTGYVTPNYMEAILKREQSFPTGLPVQPYGVAVPHADSKHVIESQVVFAALRRPVVFQQMGNDQQDIDVSFIFMLAFRDPTEHLQHVQKLFLCLQDTTFMQQLNQIKKKSHLLQLINNIET from the coding sequence TTGAACGATATTTTAATGATGGATCTGACAGTGGACACGAAGGAACAGGCACTATCTGCTATGAGCAGCATGTTAATAAATACAGGGTATGTGACACCAAATTATATGGAGGCAATTTTAAAAAGGGAGCAAAGCTTTCCCACAGGATTACCTGTACAACCATACGGGGTGGCGGTTCCCCATGCTGACAGCAAGCACGTTATCGAAAGTCAGGTCGTATTTGCGGCTTTAAGAAGGCCAGTAGTTTTCCAGCAAATGGGCAACGATCAGCAAGACATAGATGTATCTTTTATTTTTATGCTTGCTTTTCGGGATCCGACAGAGCATTTACAACATGTACAAAAGTTGTTTCTATGTTTGCAGGACACTACATTTATGCAGCAGCTCAACCAAATAAAAAAGAAAAGTCATTTGCTTCAATTAATCAATAACATAGAAACATAG
- a CDS encoding thiazole biosynthesis adenylyltransferase ThiF, translating into MHDRYSRQILFSGIGAEGQQKLDNKHALIIGAGALGTGSAEILARAGVGELTLVDRDYVEWSNLQRQQLYTEADANERMPKVIAAKKRLEEINSGITIHAHIMDVTPVEFEQLIHGVDLIIDATDNFDIRMIINDISQKHSIPWIYGSCVGSYGISNTILPGISPCLHCLMESIPIGGMTCDTLGVISPVVQMVVAHQTAEALKILTENTDMLRQELISFDLWKNQQSTIQVQSLKQQQCKSCGDHAIYPFLDYENTTKAEILCGRETVQIRPSSRETKDLETLAVQLAKLGKVKQNPYLLQFVIGEDRLVLFRDGRVLVHGTNDAARARSLYHRYLG; encoded by the coding sequence ATGCATGACCGCTACTCAAGACAAATACTCTTCTCCGGCATTGGTGCTGAAGGTCAGCAAAAGCTAGATAATAAGCATGCCTTAATCATTGGAGCAGGTGCACTGGGGACTGGAAGTGCAGAAATTCTGGCCAGGGCAGGGGTCGGAGAATTGACATTAGTGGACAGAGATTATGTGGAATGGAGCAATTTGCAGCGACAGCAATTATATACAGAGGCCGATGCTAACGAACGTATGCCAAAAGTAATCGCAGCCAAGAAGAGACTGGAGGAAATTAATAGCGGAATAACAATTCATGCACATATTATGGATGTGACACCTGTCGAATTCGAGCAACTCATTCACGGAGTTGATTTGATTATTGATGCCACAGACAATTTTGATATTCGCATGATTATCAATGATATTTCCCAGAAGCATTCTATCCCATGGATTTACGGATCGTGTGTGGGAAGCTATGGAATTAGTAACACGATCCTGCCGGGGATATCTCCATGCTTACACTGTTTAATGGAAAGCATACCCATTGGTGGCATGACCTGTGATACGTTAGGCGTTATAAGTCCGGTTGTACAGATGGTTGTAGCTCACCAAACGGCAGAAGCTTTAAAGATATTGACGGAAAATACGGATATGTTGCGGCAGGAATTAATTTCTTTCGATTTATGGAAAAATCAGCAATCAACTATCCAAGTACAGTCTTTAAAACAGCAACAGTGCAAGTCATGTGGGGATCATGCCATCTATCCGTTTTTGGATTATGAGAATACAACCAAAGCGGAAATCTTATGTGGTAGAGAAACGGTACAGATTCGACCAAGCTCCAGGGAGACAAAAGACTTAGAAACATTGGCTGTTCAACTGGCCAAGTTGGGAAAGGTCAAGCAGAACCCTTATTTACTGCAGTTTGTAATCGGTGAGGATCGCCTGGTGTTATTCCGTGACGGACGGGTGCTTGTACATGGAACCAATGATGCCGCGAGAGCCAGATCACTATATCACCGCTATTTAGGGTAG
- a CDS encoding thiazole synthase, which translates to MLIIGDKKFNSRLLLGTGKYPDFVTQKEAVNVSETEILTFSVRRMNVFEPSQPNFLEKLDLQKYSLLPNTAGAKTAEEAVRTAKLAKASGLCDMVKVEVIGCDKTLLPDPIETLKATEELVKEGFTVLPYTSDDVVLARKLEEVGAHAIMPGASPIGSGQGIINPLNLSVIIEQANVPVIVDAGIGSPADAAMAMEIGAEGVLLNTAVSGAKDPIKMAEAMKLAVISGRLGYEAGRIGKKRYATASSPMEGISV; encoded by the coding sequence ATGTTAATCATCGGAGATAAAAAATTTAATTCAAGATTATTACTAGGTACAGGGAAATATCCTGATTTTGTAACCCAGAAAGAAGCTGTTAACGTATCGGAGACAGAGATACTAACTTTTTCCGTGCGTCGGATGAATGTTTTTGAGCCATCACAGCCGAATTTTCTGGAAAAACTCGATTTGCAAAAATACAGCCTATTGCCGAACACGGCGGGAGCCAAAACAGCAGAAGAAGCTGTTCGAACTGCAAAACTGGCAAAAGCGTCGGGGCTCTGTGACATGGTTAAAGTAGAAGTAATTGGCTGTGATAAAACCTTATTGCCGGACCCGATTGAAACATTGAAGGCGACAGAGGAATTAGTCAAGGAAGGATTTACCGTATTACCATATACGTCAGATGATGTCGTCCTGGCAAGGAAGCTTGAAGAAGTTGGCGCACATGCAATCATGCCTGGTGCTTCACCGATTGGTTCCGGTCAAGGGATTATTAACCCACTGAACTTGAGTGTCATCATCGAACAGGCAAATGTTCCTGTCATAGTGGATGCAGGTATCGGTTCCCCTGCGGATGCTGCCATGGCAATGGAGATAGGGGCTGAAGGAGTATTACTAAATACAGCTGTTTCGGGAGCCAAGGATCCGATTAAAATGGCGGAAGCGATGAAGCTTGCCGTAATTTCAGGTCGCCTTGGATATGAAGCTGGCCGAATTGGTAAGAAAAGATATGCTACTGCAAGTAGTCCCATGGAAGGGATCAGTGTGTGA
- the thiS gene encoding sulfur carrier protein ThiS codes for MNLLVNGKQIQVPTSVKTITDVKTHFNITNPVVIVEHNGEILDKAIHPEKEVADGDKIELVQFVGGG; via the coding sequence ATGAATCTACTTGTTAACGGAAAGCAAATTCAGGTGCCTACATCTGTCAAAACAATTACAGATGTAAAGACCCACTTTAATATAACGAATCCAGTAGTAATTGTAGAGCATAACGGAGAAATACTGGACAAAGCAATACACCCGGAAAAAGAAGTAGCGGATGGCGATAAAATCGAATTAGTACAATTTGTAGGAGGCGGTTGA
- the thiO gene encoding glycine oxidase ThiO yields MKRHYDSIIVGGGVIGSSIAFQLSKRNHRVLVLEKDGLAEKASSAAAGMLGAQSELEGDSPLFNLARQSRSRFPELAKELYQISGVDIELMQSGIIKVAQTEEEVAHLKAVAAYQQSIGEEAEWLPAEELKKREPGLSEAAFGGVYLPNDGQVSAPLLAHAFAESAKKLGADMLEHTEVKDFINENGSLTGVKSSAGTFWAKDIIVAGGAWSQHILRNAGVALNVYPVKGECFSVMHDKPIATSSIFLSNGYIVPKSGGRTIIGTTQKPYDEDPTVQVASLFQLIEMAGRLLPELKNARWEKAWSGIRPQTGDGYPYIGKHPDLNGLTIATGHFRNGILLSPITGEMVADLMEGKAVDDTFRLDRKSLEGVKI; encoded by the coding sequence GTGAAGCGTCATTATGATTCTATTATAGTTGGAGGAGGCGTGATTGGCAGTTCCATTGCCTTTCAACTAAGTAAACGTAACCATCGTGTACTCGTTTTGGAAAAGGATGGTTTGGCAGAGAAAGCTTCCAGTGCCGCAGCTGGTATGCTTGGTGCTCAATCCGAGCTGGAAGGAGATAGCCCGTTATTTAACTTAGCGAGACAGAGTAGGTCCAGATTCCCTGAATTGGCAAAGGAATTATACCAAATCTCGGGTGTCGATATCGAATTGATGCAAAGTGGCATTATAAAAGTCGCGCAAACCGAAGAAGAAGTAGCGCATTTAAAAGCAGTCGCTGCATACCAGCAATCGATCGGGGAGGAAGCAGAATGGTTACCTGCAGAAGAGCTGAAAAAGCGGGAGCCTGGATTGTCGGAAGCTGCCTTTGGTGGGGTATATCTACCGAATGATGGGCAGGTTTCCGCACCGCTTCTGGCCCATGCCTTTGCAGAATCCGCCAAAAAGCTTGGCGCAGATATGTTGGAGCATACAGAAGTGAAGGATTTTATCAATGAAAACGGAAGCTTAACAGGGGTGAAATCTAGTGCCGGCACGTTTTGGGCGAAAGATATAATTGTAGCTGGGGGGGCGTGGAGTCAGCATATACTTAGGAATGCTGGTGTAGCATTGAATGTGTATCCGGTAAAAGGAGAGTGCTTTTCGGTTATGCACGATAAGCCAATTGCCACATCGAGTATATTTTTATCCAATGGATATATTGTGCCTAAATCCGGTGGAAGAACCATCATTGGTACAACACAGAAGCCTTATGATGAGGATCCAACAGTTCAAGTAGCCAGTTTATTTCAATTAATTGAAATGGCAGGAAGGCTGCTTCCAGAATTAAAGAATGCTAGATGGGAAAAAGCATGGTCAGGAATTCGACCACAAACCGGAGACGGATATCCTTATATTGGAAAACATCCGGATCTTAATGGATTGACGATAGCGACAGGTCATTTTAGAAATGGAATTTTATTAAGTCCAATTACAGGCGAAATGGTTGCTGACCTAATGGAAGGCAAGGCTGTAGATGATACCTTCCGTTTGGACAGGAAATCATTGGAGGGGGTGAAAATATGA
- a CDS encoding thiamine phosphate synthase, producing MISTGQQTSDKLVSIVAEIHHYIDFLHLREPKWTDQELVQTIEKLSASGVPKEKLIVNHRVDVAHQTGVHGVQLTYRSMEVAKVNSAFPELKVGCSVHTASEATHLAGQGADFLVYGHLFETASKPNLEPKGVGSLQHVARQVSAPVIGIGGINPGNVQEVMAHGASGVAILSGILLAKDPQKAAQEYRYALTKSEVVM from the coding sequence GTGATTTCTACAGGTCAGCAAACATCAGACAAACTTGTTTCCATTGTTGCTGAAATCCATCATTACATAGACTTTTTGCATTTACGTGAACCGAAATGGACTGACCAAGAATTGGTACAGACCATTGAAAAGCTTTCTGCCAGTGGGGTCCCAAAGGAAAAGCTCATTGTGAATCATCGTGTGGATGTAGCACATCAAACGGGAGTTCATGGTGTCCAACTGACCTATCGAAGCATGGAAGTGGCTAAGGTGAATAGCGCATTTCCCGAATTAAAGGTTGGTTGCTCTGTACATACGGCAAGTGAAGCAACACACCTGGCGGGACAGGGAGCGGATTTTCTTGTATATGGACATCTATTTGAAACCGCCTCCAAACCTAATCTGGAGCCTAAGGGCGTGGGAAGCTTACAGCATGTTGCCAGGCAAGTTTCCGCACCGGTAATTGGTATTGGGGGAATAAACCCTGGAAATGTACAAGAGGTAATGGCACATGGTGCAAGTGGTGTAGCTATTCTTTCAGGGATATTACTTGCAAAGGATCCACAGAAGGCAGCACAGGAATATAGATACGCATTAACAAAAAGCGAGGTGGTCATGTGA
- a CDS encoding serine hydrolase, whose product MIEKVRAFMQKEIDAKHIPGAVLHVGYQGETIFREAIGYRAVHPTASHMQIDTTFDLASLTKVIATLPAVLKLIDRGDIRLDDPVSFFLPVFSKNGKEQVTIRHLLTHTAGFPAHRQFYKENLTRDQILQRALTEPLEYKPGSMVVYSDLSFITLYQMIETITAEPFDVFVNKEVFTPLEMTKTTFNPTKSTGDFAVTEYSEELGDYKRGIVHDENAYAMNGISGHAGLFSTVGDLSNFARMIENNGMYKGKRILSESVLRLARQNHTPFDEGYRGLGWMLKSPKLSSCGDLFSASAYGHTGFTGTSIWFDPEAQLHVILLTNRVHYGREPHIIRLRARLHNLIRASI is encoded by the coding sequence ATGATAGAAAAAGTCCGAGCATTTATGCAAAAAGAGATTGATGCAAAGCATATCCCTGGTGCGGTGCTACATGTAGGGTATCAAGGTGAGACAATTTTTCGTGAGGCAATTGGCTATCGAGCAGTGCATCCCACAGCCTCCCATATGCAGATAGATACAACGTTTGATCTTGCCTCTCTTACAAAAGTCATTGCTACCCTTCCTGCTGTCTTGAAGCTAATAGATCGTGGTGACATACGTTTGGATGATCCAGTTAGTTTTTTCCTGCCAGTTTTCTCGAAGAATGGCAAAGAACAAGTAACTATCAGACATTTATTAACACATACTGCTGGTTTTCCAGCACACCGGCAATTTTATAAAGAAAATTTGACGAGAGATCAAATACTCCAACGCGCGCTCACAGAGCCTCTTGAATACAAACCAGGCTCCATGGTTGTGTATAGTGATTTAAGCTTTATTACACTTTATCAAATGATAGAAACAATTACGGCTGAGCCATTTGACGTATTTGTTAATAAGGAAGTATTTACTCCCTTGGAAATGACAAAAACAACATTTAACCCCACAAAGAGTACGGGGGATTTTGCTGTCACAGAATATAGTGAAGAGCTCGGTGATTATAAACGAGGAATCGTGCATGATGAAAATGCTTATGCAATGAATGGTATTAGTGGCCATGCTGGTTTATTTTCTACGGTAGGCGATTTAAGCAATTTTGCAAGAATGATAGAAAATAACGGCATGTATAAAGGAAAACGCATTCTTTCAGAAAGTGTACTAAGACTGGCTAGGCAAAACCATACCCCATTCGATGAGGGATATAGGGGACTTGGGTGGATGCTGAAAAGTCCGAAATTATCTTCCTGTGGAGATCTGTTCTCCGCTAGTGCTTATGGACATACAGGCTTTACGGGTACAAGTATATGGTTTGATCCCGAAGCCCAATTGCATGTTATTTTACTAACCAATCGGGTTCATTATGGAAGAGAGCCACATATTATCAGATTGCGTGCACGGTTGCATAATCTGATTAGGGCGAGTATATAA
- a CDS encoding GNAT family N-acetyltransferase: MKLVKWNAIYLQQLVDLWNKELGTDFPMRTELFEQNSFQDENVSWEGSLIAINDANEVIGFIIAKMWQEAASVSMPTSTGWIQVLVVAKQDQNKGIGSRLLVHAEKVFRDRGMGRILLGRDPWHYFPGIPETNMKAKQWFEAKGYKMYVQEHDMMKEYAASEGIEEPTNSSVTFSVLAIDEKEVFLAFMNRCFPGRWEYEAIKYFERGGTGREFIVMKKQGKIIGFCRVNDSRSPFIAQNVYWAPLFKEELGGVGPLGVDDRERGQGYGLAIVEAGIAELRKRGIHRIVIDWTGLVVFYRKLGYTIWKSYDSYKKSLHTGRRTQ, from the coding sequence ATGAAGCTTGTTAAATGGAATGCAATCTATTTACAACAGTTGGTTGATTTGTGGAATAAAGAATTAGGCACAGACTTTCCGATGAGGACAGAGCTATTTGAACAAAATAGTTTTCAGGATGAGAATGTGAGCTGGGAAGGGTCCCTGATTGCAATCAATGATGCTAATGAGGTAATTGGGTTTATCATTGCAAAAATGTGGCAGGAAGCAGCTTCTGTTTCCATGCCAACCAGCACAGGGTGGATTCAAGTTCTTGTAGTGGCGAAACAGGATCAGAATAAGGGAATTGGTTCTCGCTTACTGGTCCATGCGGAAAAAGTTTTTCGTGATCGAGGCATGGGAAGGATTTTGCTTGGGAGAGACCCGTGGCATTATTTCCCTGGTATTCCAGAAACCAATATGAAAGCAAAGCAATGGTTTGAAGCGAAAGGATATAAAATGTATGTACAGGAGCATGACATGATGAAAGAATATGCTGCTAGCGAAGGGATTGAGGAACCAACGAATTCTAGCGTGACGTTCTCCGTTCTAGCTATTGATGAGAAAGAAGTATTTCTTGCATTTATGAACCGCTGTTTTCCAGGGCGCTGGGAATATGAAGCTATAAAATATTTTGAGCGTGGAGGAACTGGCCGTGAATTTATTGTCATGAAAAAACAGGGTAAAATTATTGGTTTCTGTAGAGTAAATGATTCTCGTTCACCGTTCATTGCTCAAAATGTTTATTGGGCGCCCCTCTTCAAAGAGGAACTTGGGGGAGTTGGTCCATTGGGAGTAGATGATAGAGAACGAGGCCAGGGATATGGGCTTGCAATTGTAGAAGCAGGAATTGCGGAGCTACGAAAACGAGGTATCCATCGGATTGTGATTGATTGGACAGGGCTCGTAGTATTCTATAGAAAACTTGGCTATACCATTTGGAAAAGCTATGATTCTTATAAAAAATCTTTACATACGGGGAGGCGTACCCAATGA
- a CDS encoding N-acetylglucosamine kinase has protein sequence MYYLGIDGGGTKTKAIITTAKGKVIAEALVEATNPNSVPEETMKLRFQNLLNELWKQSNLQINDIIQVFAGMSGVSRQASKQRMKQILSVILEGYENISVDNDAVTALYSGTFGKPGIVQISGTGSITYGVNADGEHGRVGGWGHFIDEKGSGFSIGRDALQAAFKALDERRIPTLLGEFILEHFHEKELPDVIPHVYQAADVKVEIASLSRLVFKAADQVDTIALSIIEQQGEEIGKSIARLISNHFKEERQVVPVVLAGGIFNRVDLIQETMAQTLKLLGKKVHFIMPEIDPAGGAVIAALKKDGIQINEHEFIQNYKMSKRG, from the coding sequence ATGTATTATTTGGGGATTGATGGTGGAGGGACAAAAACAAAAGCAATCATTACAACAGCAAAAGGAAAGGTGATTGCTGAAGCGCTAGTTGAAGCAACTAATCCGAATAGTGTACCTGAAGAAACCATGAAATTAAGATTTCAGAACCTATTAAATGAGCTTTGGAAACAAAGTAATCTGCAAATAAACGATATTATTCAAGTATTTGCCGGAATGTCCGGGGTAAGCAGACAAGCTTCCAAACAAAGAATGAAACAGATTTTGTCCGTAATTCTGGAGGGATATGAAAATATTAGTGTAGATAATGATGCAGTAACTGCATTATATTCTGGAACGTTCGGCAAGCCGGGAATTGTACAAATTTCCGGTACAGGTTCTATCACCTATGGGGTTAATGCAGATGGGGAACACGGTCGTGTTGGTGGCTGGGGACATTTTATTGATGAAAAAGGCAGTGGTTTTTCTATTGGCAGAGATGCCTTACAAGCAGCTTTTAAAGCACTTGATGAAAGAAGGATACCTACATTATTGGGTGAATTTATTCTGGAGCATTTTCATGAAAAAGAATTGCCTGATGTAATTCCACATGTCTATCAAGCTGCTGATGTAAAAGTAGAAATTGCATCATTAAGCAGGCTTGTTTTTAAGGCAGCTGATCAAGTTGATACAATTGCCCTTTCAATAATTGAGCAGCAAGGGGAAGAAATCGGAAAATCGATTGCTAGGTTAATTTCTAATCATTTTAAAGAGGAAAGACAAGTTGTGCCTGTTGTTCTAGCAGGAGGTATTTTTAACCGCGTTGACTTAATCCAAGAAACAATGGCACAAACGTTAAAACTACTTGGGAAGAAAGTTCACTTTATCATGCCTGAAATTGATCCTGCAGGTGGAGCTGTTATCGCGGCATTAAAAAAAGACGGGATTCAAATTAACGAACACGAATTTATCCAAAACTATAAGATGTCTAAACGGGGGTGA